The proteins below are encoded in one region of Populus alba chromosome 2, ASM523922v2, whole genome shotgun sequence:
- the LOC118049295 gene encoding auxin-induced protein AUX28, with protein MEVEKGTKMGFEETELRLGLPGNGGGAEGEMVRKRGFSETVDLKLKLSSKESGADPNHEKTSSLQREKNLLATDPAKPPAKAQVVGWPPVRSFRKNMLAVQRSSTDQECEKVPGCNATFVKVSMDGAPYLRKVDLKMYKTYQELSDALGKMLSSFTIGNCGSHGLKDFLNESKLIDLLNGTDYVPTYEDKDGDWMLVGDVPWDMFVESCKRLRIMKGTEATGLAPRAMEKCKNRSYK; from the exons ATGGAAGTGGAGAAGGGAACAAAGATGGGGTTTGAGGAGACAGAGCTAAGGCTAGGGTTGCCAGGGAATGGTGGAGGGGCTGAAGGAGAGATGGTGAGGAAGAGAGGATTCTCTGAGACTGTGGACTTGAAGCTCAAACTTTCTTCCAAGGAGAGCGGTGCTGATCCAAATCATGAGAAGACCAGCAGTCTGCAAAGGGAGAAGAATCTTCTGGCCACTGATCCAGCAAAGCCTCCAGCTAA ggcACAGGTTGTGGGCTGGCCTCCAGTACGATCTTTCCGAAAGAACATGTTAGCAGTCCAAAGGAGCAGTACCGATCAAGAGTGTGAGAAGGTTCCTGGCTGCAATGCTACTTTTGTGAAGGTTAGCATGGATGGGGCACCTTACCTCCGTAAAGTGGACCTGAAGATGTACAAGACCTACCAGGAGCTTTCTGATGCCTTGGGGAAAATGCTCAGTTCCTTTACTATAG GCAATTGTGGATCCCATGGATTGAAAGATTTCCTCAATGAGAGCAAGCTCATAGATCTTCTCAATGGCACTGATTATGTTCCAACTTATGAAGACAAGGACGGTGATTGGATGCTCGTCGGTGACGTCCCATGGGA CATGTTTGTTGAATCATGCAAGAGGCTGCGAATAATGAAGGGAACGGAGGCTACTGGACTTG CACCAAGAGCCATGGAGAAGTGCAAGAACAGAAGCTACAAGTAG